Within Homo sapiens chromosome 2, GRCh38.p14 Primary Assembly, the genomic segment AACAGTGGTTTCATTCCTTCACTGGAAATCTGGAATTGGGCCATTCCAACTTGGAGGCAAAGGACATTTTTGTAGGAGAGAACTTAATTGGCAAAATAAGCTAGGATTTTGAGGACAAAGAGCACAATCTTCAAAATCATTTCAGTGGTATTCAAGGGCCAAAACATTGGCAACAAAGTAGAAACCTCAAGAAATTCCCTTCAGACAGTTTCTTGGTGAAAAGAAAGGCCAATAGATAGAGATGGTGGTAGGGTAGAAGGAAGGTGGTTTTACCAAAAGCCAGATATTTGGAAGGCTTAGGAAAAATCTTTGGAGGAGAGGGTGTAACACATCATGTAAGAGAGAAATTATAATCAATAGAGCAAAATCCTGGTAGAGAGAAGATGGCTCATGTTTAGGAGCATAAGTGGAGTATGAGCCTTGAAGAGAAATGTGGTCACCCTTCTCAGCCATGACTGAAGGAGGTGAAGATGTGTGAAAACTAGGACTGAGGTTTAAGAAAGTTAAGTTGAGGAACCTCATGGTGGATCCTTCAGTAGAGTACGAGGCAAGATCATTTGCAGAAGTGCAGGAAAACCACGTAAAGTGGGGGCTTCAGGAGAGCAGACATTGGACAGGTTTGGAAGTGGCCTGGATAATGTTCCTGGATAAGTGTTCCAGATAATCATCCTCCTGATGAGGAAAGGAACTGAGAATCAGTGAAGACACAGCCAAGTCTGAATAGCATGAACTTTTAGTGGAATGAAGTGATTCTTTAACCTTGTCTAGCAATGCTTAGTAGCGCAGGAGCAAGTTCAAAAGAAACCTTtcaactaaatacaaaaataaacaaaaaaattaatgttgagTGGCAACTTATTTCAGGGGACATTATTCATGGTGGATTTCAGTAACATTTTAATTATGACAAACACGAAATCTACAATATCAAAATAGTCATCTGAGAAAAACACCCACACAAAAAGATTATTGGagtaataatcttttattttcttctttctatgctAGCCTAAGGCAAGAGAAAAGacccattttttctttccattagaCACAACTTTCATTCATTTGATgttattgaaatttaaaagaagCAAAATCATTGGTATCTTTTCATTAAACATGTGTCTCATATAACAATTTGTGGTTTACTTTTTCTGTTctataaacaaaaacacacattaaAAAGCCGGAAGAAGTAAAAAACAGCCTATTTCCATGATGGCCAGCCATGGCACAGCACTTCCTGGCCCCTGCTGATCCCTTctcaattctgaaaatatttaggGGGAACATACACACGTTCACCTGTTTTGTTCCACAGTCCTACCCTGTGTAGGACTGTCAACTGAGTTCACATTTTACTACAAATgtggagaggtttttttttttccaatcaagGCACCATATTAACATTTCTTAGGTTACATCTTTGTAATCTTCAATTATAGTAAGATAAAAACCAGTAGCAAAGCATATCACCCAACTTAAAATTCAGAACAATACTTAGACATATGCAGCTTGCACACACATTAACCTGTTTCTCCcaacaaaatatttgtaatttccaAAATCCTATCAGCTTTTTCACACAATATGGTCCCTCCAATTTGAGGGGTAGTAACATAGTCTCCTTACTAAAGAGATTagtctaaaaaaagtaaaatcgcCAAAAGAATGTAAGAATATCAGTGGCTATAGGCTAGAGCAATATCATCTTTTAAAGCCTAATATGTTCATGAAATCTCACTTTAAGAAGGTgatatctaaacataaaatttattgacaAAAAACAATTAGTATTGATAAACCAccacaaaatgattttaaatgaaagtaGAAGACATTATTAAAGCTCAAGATTTTTGCGTGTACTGATTTCATGCCTCAGGTTATTTCCATATCAAATTTAAAGAGATactggaaaatagaaaacaaaatccatCAACTGTAATCCATTTCCCTTACTCTTTTGTGAAATCATCACAAGGTGTGAAGGATTGTTTCTGTTTCCTCTATCTTTAACAAGCCTGTAACCTCTCAAGTGAAAGAACATGCACCTGTCAAGCTCATAGTGCGGGATGTACACACAgatgtgtttaataaatatctgcCCACAGGGAGATTAGAGGTTTGCTTTGAGAATCAGGGAACAGGCTAGCTCATGTGTTGACGCTTTGGCATCTATCATACAATCCGCCACCTCGTTCCCTTACCAAAATATCCTCAAAGGAAATCCTCTTTGAGTCTTTCAGAAGAGTTATGAGTTTGAGGACCCAAAACGTTGAGGAAAGATCCACCCCAGGGAAGGGGGAGTGGCTGCAGAGAACAAACATAAGTAGGATTTAGGTGGCTCAGTGACGTCAGGAGGAAGCAGCGATGGAAGGGATGGGGTGCAAACTCACCTGGAGAAGCAGAAGCTGCACACATGTCAAAGGTCAAAGGGCATAGCCTCAGGGACTCCCCAAACGCAGGAAAAGTGAAACGCCCACTCCTGGGCTCTCGCCGTCAGGGGTACATCTAAGGGCTCAGCTGTTCCTACCTTTGACGCCAGGGACAAACCCTACCAGGCACAGTTGGGATTGGCAGTAAGGCAAGGAAAGCCTGCCCCAGATTTCAGAGCCAGCGCTGGGGAATCTCCCTGTCCTCTCCGCCACCCCCTCCCGCGCCCGAGACCTGAGACACCTTCTCTCTCACACCCACCCTCTCCAGGCCCTCTCGCGCTGAACAGCATCGGTCTCTATGGCGACCTGAAACCGCAGCTCCCATTGGCCTGTTCAATATGAGGGCCGGGCCAATGGGGAGGGCCAGCCCTCTCCTTCCCGCCAATGGGGTGGCGGGAGCTGGCCCGGGGACGGCGGCGTGCTGACGTTCCCGGGAGCCCGGGGCTGGCCGGGCGGGAGGGCTGGCAgcggggcgggcggcggcggcggcctctGGGCAGTAGAGGGGGCTCCGGGGCTGAGTCCGCGTCGACGCCGGCCGCGGAGGCGGCACCATGGGCAAGGGGTAGAGGGGCAAGTTGGCCACCGCCGCCGCCGGGGGTGGTGGGAGAGCCGCTCCGGGGGCGGGGGccggtgggggagggaggggcggGCAGCCGCGCCGCCGCGgcacttttttaattttttcggGTGCCGCAGCGGCGACCCCTCGGCGCCGATGTCCCTGATCCCTGGAGCGACGACGGCCGCTGCCTAAGCTGGAAAGTAAGTGTGTGGGCTCGCGGGAGGGCGCGGAGACTCCTGCCCACGAGACCCTCGGCCCTCGCCCCGAACACGCGCCAGGGCCAGGACCTGCGCGCCGGGGGCCGGGGGCCTCCCTCCCGCTGCCGCGTCCCCAGCGCCTCGCGGCCGCCGCGGCTTTCCTGCCCCGCCTCGTGTTCCTGCCCGCACTCGCCTGCTGCTCCCCTCCCCCCGGCAGGCGCACAAGTTTCACCCTCCATTTGCTTTTCCCGGCGATTCCTCTCCCCGGTCTCCCGTACGCGCAGCGCACGACCTCTGCCCACGCTGGGCTGTTCGGATTCAGAGCTCCCAGCCCCGAACTTGAGCGCCGCGCTGAGCCCTGCTGGACGCCCTCGCGGCGGCTTCCCCGCTGCCTGCCGCCGCGCGCCCCAAGTCGCCCTCGACACCACTGGGCGCCCGCCCTCCTCAGCACTCGGGGCCGGCTGTCTGTCCTTCTAGCCCCAGATCCTGCACCTTGGTCCCCTCCCCGTCTTCCCACGCCCCTGCTGCCCGCGCGGTCTTGCGTTTGTCCCCGAAGTCCTGTACTCCTTGCCGGTCCTGCCCACCCCTCTGCCTAGTGCGCCCCTCTCTACCGGCCGCGGATCCTCACGCTCCACCCCTCCCGGCTCCCCAGCGCCGAGCCTCGCCGCTGCCCTCCTGCGCCGCCgcttcctcctctccctgccaGGAGTTGAAGCGGAGCTGCGGCACCTCCCTGGCGGATCTGGTATCCCCGCCCGCTGCCGAGGCTGCCGGCCCTCTCCCCTGGACCGCTACCCGGAGAGCGAGCGGCGGGGCCGGGATTTGGCTGCGTGTTGGCTGAGTGCGACACACCGCGAGCGCGGGCAGTGGAGGTGCCGCGGCGGCCGTGGCCGCTCGGGGCGCAGCGGTAGTCAGGTGTGTGTGTACAGCGGGGGACGCGCGCTGCCGGCTCCTGGGCTGGCGACAGATTGTGCAGGAATGCGAGGAATGCACCAGGGGCAGAGTCCACACAGCCCGCCGCGGCTGCCCTAGCGCCTTCCCTCCCCAGCTCTCGCCGCGCAGCCAGAGGTCACCGGAGCATCTTCGGAGCTGGTGAGCCtcattccactcctctcctccCATAGCTTCCCTCCATGCGGCAGAGGGGAAGCGCGGTAATTCTTTGGGGCTCCAGCTAGCCTTTCGTCTGGGTTTTTGCTGCATTGGTCTTCAGGACCGTGAATTTGGGGCCGATGACTGTGTAGCCAAGGTTATTGATCATTGCACAGGGCTGTTGGCAAGTTTGGTGTGCAAGGTTTGGATAGTGCCTGGTTTTCACTAGGGTTTTCTGAAAACCAGCAGAAACAGGGGGCCTGAAGGTTGTTAGAGTAATGAGCTTGCAGCCAACATATTTTAGCTCTATCAAAAAATGCCTGTTAGTGCTCACGGGCATGTACTGCGAGAGAGATCTTGAATGCATCACTTTGGTATCCTAAGaagtgtaatttttttccctcGTCATACTGGGCTGTGTTTAGACCTCGTATAATACATAATGAATAGAAACAGAGAAGCACTGTTCGGTCAGCGATGGGACAGATAGAACTGTCTGGTACAGTTAAATTCGGGACGTGTCAGTTACCATTGAAAGTAACACGGGGACACCACAATCATGTATATTTCAAGATGTAATTTATTAGTGGAGGTCtcagttttttctctttgttactgagtttgactgaaaaaaaaaaataaatgctgccCTACAAGTTTTAAAGAACGGTAATTATTTACGTGTAAAATCAATGATGGCTAGTATGCATTTTTGgtcaaattttgttttccttaataCGGGAGAGCAAAATTTTGACAGAAAATGGTTCGCTAGAATTGAGCttagattctttttatttttaaagagaaactagAAGAATGCTTCTCTTCTTGAATGCAGTATATTGCTGTAGGAGTATCTTCGTTTTGGTGCCTGTGAAACAGTTATGGAAAATGGCAACATGAAAACGAGAACAACTAATGTCTGAAATAAGTGTTTCTGGGTGTTGAAAAGCAtcatatgtgtgtttttatttgaCACAATTTGCTTTGCAGGTTGCATTTATGATAAACCTCTTTGCACCTGGTTATTTTATGTCAGATTCAGTAAAATAATAAGTCAGTTGTCTGACCAATCAGCTTTCTTCCAACACCTACTTTGTGTAGATCATGGACATTGAAAACTATTAAATAGGAGCCTTTAGTTAAGGActcaacagaaaggaaaaaaaatagaaaaaaatattttgcactCAGAAACGTTTATGTTTTGGTTGCTACGTTGTTTTTCAGCTATGTGCATAATCAGTGAATCTTCTAATTTAGAGGTTTAATTTGTGTCCAGTAACACTGTGGAGGATATTGGGAGGTGTTTGTAAATGCCAACAGGAAACTTTTATTATGTAACAGTATCATATTACAGCAGTGTTTAACCCATGCTTAACCCGTGCTTTTTTGACTTGATGTCAAGATTGGGAAGTAAAAGCAAATTTAGTTTCCCTGCCGCATTAGAAATTGAAAACCCTGTTCAGATGTatggatcacacacacacacacacacacacgacacacacacacacgattggCTGTGCAGATAGTTTTGCCTGCTTCAGGTAAAGGTAACCTTTCAGTTAGAAATGCTTTCTATTTGTTACAGATATTCAAAGAGTGGAAGTTTTTCAACTAGTGATCCTACACAATTGAAAATAACCGAAATTGTATTTTGACCAAAGTgcattccctccccaccccctactATTATGTAAGGAGAGGGTGCTGCATCTGGTGTCTTATGTATTATACTGAAGAGTCTAAGTTGGGAAAGCTAAATatccaattattttaatttttacctgtATTGTTTTTGGAGGGAGATAAGGGAGCAGAGTATTGATGGAAAACAAGGGAAGAAGAAACTAGGGGCAGCTAGTATTCAGccagaaagtaaaattatatacattattgcAGCAGTAATGCATTTATAAGCTGAATAAATCAAATCTAATTTTGTGACTAGTTCTGACATGATATGAATTTAAAGAAACTACTACCAAATTcagtttaataaaaattttagcatTTCTATGACCTTGAGTATTTGGATTAGGTTTAAATTAGAATcgcagttttcttccttttcttgtaaATAGGCAAAgtaaatttaatgtaaaaatttgaaactcgctttaatttttgaaaatgcaaTTATTGGCAATTTTTGACCTTAGTAATTTCCATGCTGTTACCCAGGGatcaatttaaataatattcataCCCTGGATGATGCCAACCATCAGGTAAGTCTAGTCTCTTACCTGACTCTTTTGAAATATTAAGGTATTTTGAGAATGCTCTGTAAtctaatgtgtttttctttctgtttcaattGAGCAGTAATTCCCTACCTTGCTTAATTCTAAAATGGACATCATATCTTCATTCTTAAATGGAAGGTAAAATAGAGGTTACTATAGGGTTATTTTAGGGCATAAATGCCTATGGTATTGTATGTCAGTTTGGGAAGTTTGCCTTCACGCCTTCAAGTGTACAGGGAGATAGTTACTCCTTCAATGTGTGAAATGATTCTGTAGTGCCCTTCCTGCACTGAAGGGGGAAGAAGAATCTGAAACATAACACCAGAGGACTAGGTATGTTTGGAGAATTAAATAACTATTTCACAGCCAGACAACACTACAGACAGCTGCaaatagagaaaagaaggaaaacttttAAGATACGTGGATGTAAGCTTTCATTCTTACATCAATGGAAGTGATGATAGCAGTCAGCAGGTCAGTTCGATGCTCAGTGATAAGAAATAACAGGGTTATTTCAAGGTAAGGTAATCAGGCTCTAAGTTGCCAAGAACAGTAATTCATGTACTTGCTGGTTTCAGTTCAGAAGTTGCATAACATTCAAATATTTCTTACCTTGTCACTTTAATAATTCAGTGGAATTATCTTAATTTAGTGTGCTATGTTACCATTACTAAATTGGGGATGTTACATGATGGTGATCTTCAATTAAACTTAGGAATGTTGCagacattttcttcatcattgacctgttgtttttccttttcataattCAGATTTGTTTGATATACCAATAAATGTTGGCTATATCACTGATCATTTTATTATTCATAGTCTTGATAACATTATAGTTTATTATGACTCATATATAATGATTCATTGCAGCTGATAAAATGTTGTTAGGGATTGTATTGTGAGATTTTATTACtaccaaatatataaattaaaatgtggaaGTGTCTGAGTTATTGTAAGTCATGTGATTGCAAAGCATTTTTCCTGAATGGAATAATGCCTGGTGACTGGGTGGGTGCCAATCCAGGTAGCTAGATATAGAATAATACAGTCTTCACAAAATCCAGAACTCACAATATAgggtagggagggagggggccAGGGGAAGCACCTTTCTTTGACATCTGAGGCATGTTTGACTTCTATAGTTTCCTCTCCACTAAATATAAATTGGGTGAGTTGCAAATATTTAATGGTGTTAGTActgctcttccttcatctgtGCCCCTACACTGCCCCCACCACCCtgccacaacacacacacactatgccATCACCACATCTGTGAGCTTGGCAAGGCAGAGGAAGCTCCTTATGGCCTGAGACCATGTACATAAAATGTAGACATTGGTGTCCTGTATTCCAGGTTGAATTTAAAACAGGTATGGGGTTTGACACAAAAATGATACTGTATATGAAGGTTaggtaaaatatgtatttgaagTGAGGCTATCAGGGTACTATGCAGGCTTTTGGGGCCTGGCCCGAAACTTGGAATGCAGTTTTTCATAGAAACCCACAATCAGTTTACAAATAGACTTTTGAAACACTGGCTAGGTGGTATCTGAAGTTTTGGCCCATTGCAAGCTGTGTCTGAATTGCAAGCATGAGGGAAGTAAAAAGCATCCCAAATCAGAAATTAGGAGATCTGCCATTAAACCTTATTACCTTGACAAACCATTTAATGTTTGGATGATAGcttcctccttttaaaaatacaatttggaTTATATTGATCTAAGTTATATTTTAGCTCAAGATTCCTGAAGTTcacagtggtttttaaaaatttttcttaagaaaaaaaaaagaacaaaaaactttTCCAAGCTTGAATATACATAATCAGCCCTGTTTCCCCTTGTACCTCAAATCATGGCAACAAGGAAGTTGAATTTCTCTTTTGAGACTTTTGAACCTTCttcacattcatttttaattgttttgttttaaaacaatatcATTTTGGGAAGTGAGGGGAAGGGATGAAGCACATGTTTTCAAAGTCTTGCTGTCTGCCTCTACCCTAGTCTGAGATTACATATGGTAGTTTTGGCCAGGGAAAGTGCTTGGGATTTCACCTTCATACTCAGTGAGGCTCATGAAGTGTCATTAAGGTAGTGAGGTGTCATGATTAGCAGCCTTACTGTCAGGGTCCAATTCTGGCACTGCAACTTGCTGGCTGTGTAACCTGGCAGATTGTATAATCTCTGTGGTCCTCGTTTTGCTCATCTGTAGGATGGAGTGATAAAAGTACCCACTTCATATGGTTGTTGGggagattaaatgaattaatacatgtaaagtgcttacaaCAGGAGCTGGTTCAGAGCCAGCGCTTAatacattgaaataattatttttacattgtggTGCTTTTATGATGGTTTCTGCAGCATTTACCAAATGCCAGGGAAATTATTGGCTTGCTTTCTGTGTGGGTTTTGTCAAAATGATTATGGATTTCAACAGGAtatttcagagaagaaataaactgCTGAACAGAAACCATTGTGAGCTTGATAGTTTGCAGGACATTGTAGAAAAGAGAATCCAGCACAGTAATTAAGGGCC encodes:
- the LOC124907900 gene encoding uncharacterized protein LOC124907900; this encodes MEGETCAPAGGRGAAGECGQEHEAGQESRGGREALGTRQREGGPRPPARRSWPWRVFGARAEGLVGRSLRALPRAHTLTFQLRQRPSSLQGSGTSAPRGRRCGTRKN